From Psychrobacter sanguinis, one genomic window encodes:
- a CDS encoding cation transporter — MNKTTFKISKMDCPSEENLIRMKLEGHSNIEHLEFDIPNRQLTVFHHDNIEGIETAIHDLKLGDTLLSTETIDPSDPNNNFKIDADSSHKKDAEQRKLLWIVLVINFAFFIIEMSTGLISRSMGLVADSLDMLADSFVYGISLFAVGGTVIKKKRIARIAGYFQITLAILGFLEVLRRFFGNEQLPDFSTMIVISILALIANLICLYLLQKSKSKEEEAHMQASMIFTSNDVIINLGVIVAGILVNWLHSSTPDLIIGSIVFALVIQGAFRILKLSK, encoded by the coding sequence ATGAATAAAACAACTTTTAAAATATCGAAGATGGACTGCCCTTCGGAGGAAAACCTAATCCGAATGAAATTAGAGGGCCACTCGAATATTGAACATCTTGAGTTCGACATTCCTAACCGTCAATTAACTGTGTTTCATCATGACAATATAGAAGGGATAGAGACTGCTATTCATGACCTAAAATTAGGAGACACCCTACTCTCGACCGAAACCATTGACCCCTCTGATCCCAACAATAATTTTAAAATTGATGCTGACTCTAGTCACAAAAAAGATGCTGAGCAAAGAAAGCTACTATGGATAGTGCTGGTCATTAACTTTGCTTTCTTTATTATTGAAATGAGCACGGGACTGATTTCTCGTTCGATGGGGTTGGTCGCCGACAGCTTAGATATGTTAGCAGATAGCTTCGTGTACGGAATTAGCTTATTTGCGGTCGGTGGAACGGTCATTAAGAAAAAACGGATTGCTAGAATTGCCGGATATTTTCAAATTACGCTAGCGATTCTTGGTTTTTTAGAAGTACTAAGACGTTTCTTTGGCAATGAGCAGTTACCTGACTTTTCTACCATGATAGTCATATCGATTCTTGCGCTAATTGCAAACTTGATTTGCCTCTATTTACTACAAAAATCGAAAAGCAAAGAAGAAGAAGCCCATATGCAAGCCAGTATGATTTTCACTTCAAACGATGTGATTATCAATTTAGGGGTAATTGTTGCAGGGATTTTGGTTAATTGGTTACACTCTAGTACGCCTGATTTGATTATTGGTAGCATCGTATTTGCTTTAGTTATTCAGGGCGCCTTTAGAATATTGAAGTTGAGTAAGTAG